The region TCCCGGAAACAGCCACATTTATCCACTGAGTTAACCTGTCAAGGCATTCTTGGGCTGCTGGTGTACACGTACCTACAATAGCATCCAGGAGGTGCTGAGGGCGAAGTTTGGAGAAACCTGGGCTGCTCCCAAGAGGAAAACCTTTTAATGACTCAAGCACATGGGAAGCAGTGGCACATAAAGCAGGCGGTAATTCATCAGACCAACTGGGTAGTGGGTGAAGAGGATGGCGATTTATCAAATCTTGCAATGCGTTGCTGTCATCTTCAGATGCACATCCTTGTGACTGTAAAGACCGTGCGGCATCACCATATCGACCTTCTCTTGCTAAGAAAGTAGCACGTCTAGCATTACTTTGCTGCAGTGACCTGTCTGTATTAACATAGCTTGTGGACTTGGACTGCTGTCCAGCTTCACTTTGTACTTCCTCCCACAATGACACAGGCATCCATTTGGCCATTGCTGCAGACGTGATTTCAACAAAGCGCTTACCACATATCTTTTTCTCTTTCCACCCCGAGGAGGGGAACGTAAGACTGCATTAGCAAACATATGTAATCGCGCGAATCCCCACAGACCATCATAACAAGCATGTTTCAACTCTGATGATAATACTTGGGCAAGTAGGGGGCGAACACTTTGTGGTATATGGCAAACAGTATTGACTGGCATTGATATAACTTCCTCCATAAACGCAACAAAAATCTCAGATTCACAAACATTACTAGAGCAGCCAAGGTTGTGTGCTGCTCTCACTCCTTCTAATCCAACATCCTCACACATGATAGGAGATAATACCCTGTCGACACCCACAGAAGAAGGCAGATAAGATGAAAATGACATTTCATGGTTTGTTGTTTCCACCGAACTCGACTGAGTTTCTTCCTGCCTCTTCTGACATGAAAGCAGGTTAGATAGCCACTTGGACGCACCTGGATGAACCATTAAACCTCTACAACGTGGTCTCCCAGCTCCTTGAATTCGGCGGCAGAATTTCCAATGTCGGGAGTAAAGAAAACCACAGGTACAGCAAACAGTCCATTCATTATTCTCGAGAAAGCTAGCAGTCGGAAACAATTGTCTAGTAACGTGtttcatattgatatgttgCCAACGAGCTGAGTCATTGGGGAGAACTTTGTCACAGAGCAGACAACTAATTGAACCAGAACCAAAACCAGGTCTGTTGTGCTTTGAAAACCGGTCATCATCGTCGTCAGAATTTTCGCCATATGAATCTTCTAACATAGCGCAAAGAGACTCAGCAGCCATCACACACATTGCTAATACAAGTTGTTTGGGTCAAACGTAATGCCAAAGATGCGGGCTTTAGCACAATACAGCAAAAACCTCGGACTAACGCGAAACGTGGCATCCGCCGTCTTAGCCTTGGAGtcctatatgtatatatatatatatatatatatatatatatatatatatatatatatattggtttcaaggtgtgtgtgtgtgtgtgtgtgtgtgtgtgtgtgtgtgtgtgtgtgtgtgtgtgtgtgtgtgtgtgtgtgtacatgtgtgtgaaCACAAACTTGACGTCTCACTGTGAGCCATCATTATATTATTTCAAACAAATCATTTCTTTGCTGTATTGTTGCAAGGGCATTGGGTCTTACTATTGTCTGATGGTGTTTCTTCTTGGTTAATCATCTTTCTTTGTACGGTTTAGTTTTGCATCCGGTGGAATTCATCCTGCCATATTGAAGCTTGGCTTGCAGTATGCTGATGGCAAAATTTGTGGATCCAACGCAAGATGTTTCGGTCTTCTCGGTGCTTTCCAACAAGTGAGTTTTTCaacataccgtatttcttccaATAGTGGCCgcggcctctatttttaaCAAGGTTACGGAACTGAGGCCTCTAAATGAGGGTGGCTTGTATTCGAGGGCGGCCTCTATTTCtaagtctctacttcacaCCATGACATGTTGGTACTTGAACatcacatttctttctgttgacataattggacactTTGGAAGGTGCCAACTGCGGCAGGTTTAGCTGTAAATGCCACGACTATTATGATGGTACCATAATATGATACCTTCCAGATACATGTTGCTGTAAGTCGTATTGATAAAATGTAATTGATAAACGAGTACGCCTAATAGGATGGGATTGATACGGAAGcatcaaaagcatgtgatatgggcgtggccaGTAACTTTGCAGACTAGTGCGGCCTCAATTTGAGGGCGGCCAACAAGTCTCTTCAGCTGTGGTTTCTAAACGAGGGTGACTTCTATTCGAGTGCGGCtactattcgaagaaatacggaCCTTCTTATACGGTGTTAGTCACTCTCGAGTCATAGAATGATCAACTGACATGCCAGCAAATTAATAGGCCGGGCTGTTTGACTGACTTGTTTTGCATGGATGTCATTGGACAGCAAATGTGCAATTGGTCAACTGTATGGCAGTGTCATCTTGTATTTAGGTTGTGAAAGACTACGAGACACCAGTGGACAAGGCGTTGTCTAGAGATCTGGATAATAAGATCAAGCCATACATAACGTAAGAAGAACAGTGACaatttattgtctgtctgtttgtttgtctgtctgtctgtctgtctgtctgttatatttgtctgtctgtctgtctgtctgtctgtttgtctgcctgtttgtctgtttgcatgtctgtctgtttatctctgtttgtgtgtctgtctgcttgtttgtgtgtctgtctgtttgtttgtctgtctgtttgtttgtctgtttatgtgtttgtttgtctgtttatctggcTGTCTCTGTTGATTTGTAggtccatccgtctgttcattcgtctgtctgtctgtctgtctggttgtctggctggctggctggctgactggctggctgtatgtctctttatctgtttgtttgtctacatgtaaCTATAACATAGTAAAGATGTTATTAAAGCTATTTGAAAAGCGACAATAGCATCACAACATTTTTCATTTGGCACGTGCCAAACGGCATGTTTAAGACCGTCTTTTCTTGTCCTTCTCAGTCCACATGACTTGTACTGTCTAACAAAGCAGTTATGTCTAGATTTCTATCACAGTGCCGGCCACTATCTGTAGGCATGGGGAATGCCATAAAACAGCTGAAATTGATGATAACACAAATACCACTAGACATGCCAGAGGAAAAGGTACCTTTTCAGTTGTGTACAACAAACTAAGCAAAACATGCAAATTGTGATGCCACTGGTTATAGGCTAAAGCGCAACTACAGGACACTATTGATCGCTACATGCACGAGAAAATTGTTCTGGCAGACAAGGCGATTTCTCAGACTTACGCTCAGACGAAGATTAGCGACGGAGACGTGATACTTACGTTTGCGTGGTGAGTATAACTTATTTATTGTGGGTATGTAGATGGAGGGAGTGAGGGTAATGCATGTGCAGGGTTTCTCTCAGCTTTCTATTTAAAGTAAACCAGGGTgggtttaatatcaattagtcacgtgactgaaaTGTGACATTAAATAGTTGAAGTAACGATATCAGTTGCAGTTGTTTGCAACATTAACATTACTACGAGAACTAACCCTAGGGGAGAGTAGTATGTTCAAGATTTGTTGCTCACAAGGTGTCAAAGAATAGCATGTAGCAATCATGTCTTACACCTAAAGTGGCTACACCCATTTTCTTAGCCCGGTTCCGGGATGCGTAGCACAAACCCTGCATATGGATGTTGTTGTTCCCACACTGTAGTGTCACTATGTACCGTTGTTGCTTTTACGACATTTGAATGTACATTCAAACCTTCCTAATCCGGACAGTATGGGACCAGCCGCTGTCCGGATTCTAGAATTGTCCGGAAGATAGAGATACATGTAGCTAATGAGCGTGATATCCTTGAAATTCCAGACCATTATAATGTGAGGTTTGGTGAACGTCATACCGggtctgcatacagtatgcgtgtacagtacacactagtactacactgtaatgtataTATTTACTTTGTACTATAGTTACATACGTTACATACGCATTCTCCTACACACTGGCACGTGATAGTCAAGACAGGCTTGAGGATTGAGTGTTTATACGGGGAGTTGCTTGCCAAAGTGCCCACCCTCGGAGCCCCAAGATGTAATATCCTGGGTAAAAATGTCCGGATCTTGAAGgtccggattagggaggtttgagtgtataCACAGCTGATTGACTTTAGATATCCAATGGTCTACTTGTTCAACTGTTTGTGTGCCGGTTTGCTTGTCTATGGATTCAGCCGTACGATTTGTACCTACTTGTATGTCTTTTCCTCTTAAAACTATCCTGAAAGTTATTGTTCTGGTTTCTCAATGTTTGGCAACTTGACGGGATACATTTAAGTTGTTTTCTAAACAAAGTATGAAGCAGTCGTCGACATTGTTGGAATGTCCTTCTGTTTATTACTGTTGTTAACCACTTGATGGTGTTAGGGGTCGTACAAAATTATCGACAATTTCACGAGCATACAACCGCATCCTTTCTTGAagcccctccccctctccAAAGCGTATGCAATATTGTTGATGCACAATTCAATATCTTGACCATGGTTCCATCTATTAGAGTGTTGACGTGTGGTCTTCAATGCTTCTGCATTGATATGTACAGTTCTTCTTCTATTCCAGTTGATTTGATCGAATGATGGCAGCTTGAGGTTTCCAGGCATTCAAGTGGACAAAGTCGAAACATTGAGAAAGTTGTGGTAGAGACAGCTTGGCTCTTTATGGACAGCTGATGTTGTTAGAACGAAACCGGTCTAGGCTGCTGCGGTCAGACATGTTTGTGAATCCTGTACATATGCGTGACTAGCATGGGAACAATGCATGATGCAATTCCGGCCATGGAAGCCAGAGAAATTAGCAcaagccatttgctattgatCAACATCTTATAAGCGACTACAGTGGCTGTAACCCCTCCCCTAGCATGCGTTTGTATGCTCATGAAATTGCCGATAATTTTAAACGACCCACTTGATGGTGTTAAAGAGAGCcatttatttaatttgttgtattttgtCTTTGGTGTCAGGCTTCGTATAGTTTCTCGTTTTTGTGTAGTTCGTCGATTGTGATTAAAGTGTTGAAGGATGCTCACAATGCAAGGAAGAAGTTTAGAGTAATTGTTGTGGATTCACGGCCCAAGATGGAAGGTCTTTCATTGTTTTGTCTATTtctgtattttgtgtttgttattctTTGGTTGTAGGTCGGGAATGTATGAGACGACTCGTACAACACGGAATACCGTGTTCGTATATCTTGCTCAATGCTTTGTCTTACGTGATGAAGGAGGTAGgtaatgtgtgtttgtggctagtgtttctgtctttatgtattttatttgtttgtctggctgtttgtcggtgtatctgttggtttgtctgtctgtctgtctgtctgtttatttgtttgtctatctgtttatctatctgtttgtctatctgtctgctgtctctttctctgtctatctgtttgtttgtatatgtctgtttgtgtatctttctttctgtctgtctgtctgtttgtctatctgtctgtctgtctgtttgtctatctgtctgtctgtctatttgtctgtctttctctctgtgtatctatctgtatgtctatctgtctgtctatctgtctgtgtgtctatctatctgtctatccgtctgtccgtttgtctgtcggctgtctgtctctatgtctgtctttttatgtacctgtctgtttgttgtatgtgtttgttttgtttgtcgtctgtttgcttgtatacctctgtctgtctgcctgccatcttgcttgtctgtgtgtttgattgCTGTATATGTCTTTTGTACCGTAGCTGTGTGACTTGCATTTAAGGTTTCCAAAGTGTTCCTCGGTGCACATGCTCTCCTTGCAAACGGCTACGTGATGTCACGTGTTGGAACATCTATGGTCGCCCTAGTGGCCAGCTCCTACAACGTACCCGTCCTAGTCTGCTGTGAAACATACAAATGTTGTGACCGAGTTCAGACAGACTCGTTTGTTTTCAACGAACTAGGTGAGTGTATCTGTTGTCATGCTGGTTGTCATGGTAACTTCGATGTGGGTGATGTTCCAATGGCATGGGAGGGAAGAATAAAATATTCGTTGGTTTTATTATACAAAATCAGCTAGAACGTTACGTTAGGCACTTGCGGAACGAATTGTAACAATCCTGTCATTAGTTGCACGTTCTCCCTTATTGTTACTGTAATACATCAGATCGATGTTGGATAGAAGAAAGGCTTTTACACTCGCATGTCGACCACCAAAATGAAACTCACTTGTTGAATTCAAAACTACTATCTTTACGTTACTTTTCATTTGGCAAGCATGACTGGAGAATGCGGTTAATTCAAACCCGTCGGAAGCTGATAGAAAGGGCCTAGCGCACActaatgggcgtggtcaggTAACACGTGTTAACCTTTGTGATTAATACTcaattgcacatgcgcacaaaGACAGTAGCCACCTATGTTTCGCATAATTGTATATATCTACAGAATTATGAGTTTTGCTACTGTAAACTAAGATCAGCCATGCCTCGCTATACAAATTAGCTAATGAATCACCTATACCATACAACGTTGGCAGATGTGTACTTGTGAAATGTGGGGACCAAGACCCCTTGGTCCCTGCGGCTCCGATGGCCCTCTaacaatgatgacaatgaAAGTGTGAGGTAGTAGgcgaacaaacaaataagacCCGGGCTTTACATATTTGTagagatatagatatagatgtaTAGATTTATTGATGTTGATTGGTGATCAGGTGATCCCGAAGACCTAGCCGGTTCCCGGTCGAAAGGCAAGAGTTGTGGACTGGAAGACTGGCGCGACATCCAACAACTCAATGTACTGAATTTAGTCTACGACGTTACTCCGCCAGATTTTATCACCATGGTGATCACCGAAGTTGGTATGATCCCATGCACTTCCGTACCTGTAGTGCTAAGAGTCAAATCATGCACACCATaatgaccacacacacagtagcttTGTTTATAATACAAATTTAGAGGTAACTGTGATTAACTTCCCAGTGTTTGTGTAGGTAGACACTCTTGGTAATAAAATAAGTGTTTGCTTACGTCATAACAAGCTTGGAACACAGTACACAGATTCCTGCACTGCAGGAGGCAACCTAGAGCATGAAAGCAATCGACTTAGAAAGCTTCCAGTTGTTGGTGTCAATGACGTCAGAATACAAGTTCTCCTCCCCATCCCAAATATGGCGACTTCACGACTGCTGCTCCTGATGGCGTCGGCTGCCGCGGTTGGGGTGGAAAGGAACCAGGCACGTAGGGCAAGTCTGAGAGTTTAAACTGTGGAGTAGCTGACCCCACTGTCGATGGCACAGAACTGTGTGGCCGTACTGTTGGCGCTGATGATGATACCAGAGCTCCTAGATTCGACTCGGATTTGAGAGTTGATCCCACGGGTGTTGCTCCCTGCTGCAAATAGGGATACAGAGACGTTGGAGGAACTCCAGGTAGAACCGGCGTGCCTCTCGTGATTGCACTCATTCCATAGGGCGACGACACGTGCAAATTGGGCGGGGACCGACCCTGGTGCCACGGAGGTCCCGGATGCATGACAGCTTGCGCGGCCACTTGGGCAGCCGCCAGCGCCTCTCTCTGCGCAAAATACGCTTGCAGATGCTGCATGAGCCGCATGCGCAGCGGGTCGTGCATGTCGAGTCCTTCGACTGACGTCAAATAGCGCGCCACTTCTGCAGCACACTCGCGGAATCCGAGCGATCGATAGTCGAAGCACTGACTCTCGGGGAACTGGGCGTCACCCGATCGGACCGCCTTTCCCTCCAGCTTGCCCTGATGCAGCATCTTCAGATGTTCGACGGTCATCTGCAGTATCTCCGCCTTCTCGAGCTTTGCAGATCCCTGCACGGCgcgcaaacacaaacacaaacacatcaggAGCGTTTAGCGGGCGGGCCACCCGCGGAATGGCAACAAAGAGTCATGCAACTCGAGCGCAACGCTCACCTGCTTCTCGTAGGCCGCTGGCACGAGGCGGCGCAGCTCGTTGAGACTGTTGTTGATGCGATCTCGGCGTCGCTTCTCAATGATCTAGAAGGAGGAGAGAGCAATGAGGATCAGAGATGAGGATAAGGGTCAGAGATGAGGGTCAGGGTCATAGGAGTGTCAGAGATGAAGGTTGGAAGATGGTCAGACCGGCGGTCGACGGTCGGTCGAACGTTGGTCGACGTGTGCGCAGCTCGTGTCGGAGCGAGCATATCGCAGAAACGCGCGCAAACACGAGAGGAGTCGCGTACGGCAATGCTAGATGGAAGAACGACGGGTGTGCAGCCCTCGAGGAGAGCTACACCCCGAGATGCGTGCACATCACTTCATACTTACTCCGCGCCGTTTCTTCCTCGATGTCTGATGCTCGCTCAGCTCATCGTCAGCACCGGCCGTGTCTGCAGCTTCACTGTCAATAGCCATGATGATCATCACCCACTGCATCAGCACACGCGCCTACATATCACGAGCATCAACCCCCTACCTGGCATCCTTGGCTCCATCAACCGACTCCTCAAGATCACTCCCCGATTCGGAATGGCTGCGTTTCATCTTCACTTTTCGCTTGGCTccaagagagagagagagagagggatcGAGTCCGAGTGGGTCAAGACGTGGCAACACCACAATGACGCAAGCTCTGATTGTGTAGAGAATGGCAAGTGACGCTCGTTGCGCCTTCTTGTAACGTCCGATTGCCTCGCGGCGTTCTCACCCAGCAGGAGGTGATTAAGGCGACAATTAAAACGGATTCGTATCGCAACGCAAACGGACTGTAAATTCGAGCGATTGGTCAACGCACCTAATTGCACTAATGAGCCCACTCCAACGCAACGACCAACACGTGTGCAGCCGTGGGAAAGGCGACAGTTCACAGCAAGACATCCGGTCTCCAGTTACTGCTTCACCATGCCTCACACTGCCACACAAATCCTACAATTCCCAAACCCTCAGTCTCTCAATCCAGCCTCATGATCTTACCACGACGCCTAGAAACCTCAGTGCTAGACCTAATTAACACTCAGCACCAGCACGTGCGCCTCGGAGTCGATAAGACGATTAGGAGAAACCACGTGCCGCAAGTGGGATTGACCGTTTTACGTAATCGCTGGCAAGGCGACGTCCACACACATGCCGATAAAGTGCACGTGTTTGCTACACGCGATGCATGCGGCTGCAAACAAACAGCGCGCTGCGGGGGCGAGAACGACCGGCGACATGGTGTTAGGAGTGGGCGGAGCGTTGGAAAGTGAGCGGCTGCATGGGCGTGACTAACACCATTCACACGTGAATGGACACCGAGCCCACGTGAGCTTGCAACGTGTGTGGACCCTCAACGCCTCAGGGAACGACCAAAATCGAAGTTCCAACGCAATTTCTGTAACCCGGCATGCAGCCATGTCCGTCGATTTCTCTATATTTGGGTTCGCATCTTATCTTGTGGTGAAAAACGCCgatttgtgtgttgatcgATAAGGCATGTAACGACGGTTGTGTGGTCGTGAGAAACGACGTCGAGCTTGCATTGCACGCGTCTCTGGGGACCGCCCCTCCTCCAGGCTCGTGTGCGTGCAATGGCACACTATCCAGCTTGCGGTATCCGATCCGTCTGGATGTAATATATGCGAGCGATAAGCTGCAGAGCAGATGAGTCGGGGTGTCCTGCACATGCACAGTGGCATGATCTCGATATTTTATTGCACTCTGAGTGAGTGAGTCAGTGAGTGCGGGACTAAAACCTCAAAGCCTGGGTGCATTGTACTACTGTGGGTATGCTGTTTCCAGTTGCATGTTGAGATGTTGGTAAACACTGATATGTAAACGGCACACTTATGGTCATGCTATGCAGTTGACTGCAGTTACCCCTAACGACATTCTAAATATACACACAGCAGAAAtgttgttgtcatgcaagAAAAACACCTTTACTTACTAAGAACACAGTGTCTCTGCACTGATAGCCGCAAGGAAACGGGGCTAGGTGATTTGTCAATCCAATCAAGTTGGTGCAACACTAATaactcttgtgtgtttgtttccaTGCAACATGATTGCAAGGATCACTGTGATCAATGGATGTATAATGACCTTGTTATACCCCATTCTGATTGCAAGAGCGTGATCACTGTGATGGGTGCTGCTTGAACCAGAGAAAAAATCATTTTGTAATTGAAAAGGGATGTAGGCTTGATGGGAGGCTCTATTTGtcgattaattaaaaactgtGATACCAAATGAATCTGGTGTGGGTCTCCACTCGCAGTTTACAACATGGACCCCATCATTCTCACCTCACTATTGCTGCTAATTGAGCTTGTAGAACAGTCTGAACGTCATCATTTATATACTCACAACCTCAACAATATGCCATGCAGTATTTGCTATATGATAGCAATTGGGTGTTTTCAATTCTTTCCCACGTTATCCTTCTGCTTTCTTTGTTAGTTcgatgtatgtacagtatatgtatatatatacatatactgtacatacatacatacatacatacatacatacatacatatatatatatatatatatatatatatatatatatatatatatatatgtatatatatatgt is a window of Corticium candelabrum chromosome 20, ooCorCand1.1, whole genome shotgun sequence DNA encoding:
- the LOC134195643 gene encoding translation initiation factor eIF-2B subunit delta-like — encoded protein: MSASKKGKDSTCSDEVGAAVAQAQANVPSGKPNSGEAPSGESGQTKRKSKSERRAEQKAAREVKKASKSVAKEPAAADKKQKTTLEGSNAPKRVPSNIQVDDKKQQAKVAKKLAKQQAPPRTEVQKQVKMFSHLHQFKREVSLTAHLSFASGGIHPAILKLGLQYADGKICGSNARCFGLLGAFQQVVKDYETPVDKALSRDLDNKIKPYITFLSQCRPLSVGMGNAIKQLKLMITQIPLDMPEEKAKAQLQDTIDRYMHEKIVLADKAISQTYAQTKISDGDVILTFACSSIVIKVLKDAHNARKKFRVIVVDSRPKMEGRECMRRLVQHGIPCSYILLNALSYVMKEVSKVFLGAHALLANGYVMSRVGTSMVALVASSYNVPVLVCCETYKCCDRVQTDSFVFNELGDPEDLAGSRSKGKSCGLEDWRDIQQLNVLNLVYDVTPPDFITMVITEVGMIPCTSVPVVLRVKSCTP
- the LOC134195644 gene encoding hairy/enhancer-of-split related with YRPW motif protein 1-like — protein: MKRSHSESGSDLEESVDGAKDASEAADTAGADDELSEHQTSRKKRRGIIEKRRRDRINNSLNELRRLVPAAYEKQGSAKLEKAEILQMTVEHLKMLHQGKLEGKAVRSGDAQFPESQCFDYRSLGFRECAAEVARYLTSVEGLDMHDPLRMRLMQHLQAYFAQREALAAAQVAAQAVMHPGPPWHQGRSPPNLHVSSPYGMSAITRGTPVLPGVPPTSLYPYLQQGATPVGSTLKSESNLGALVSSSAPTVRPHSSVPSTVGSATPQFKLSDLPYVPGSFPPQPRQPTPSGAAVVKSPYLGWGGELVF